The following coding sequences are from one Lolium rigidum isolate FL_2022 chromosome 6, APGP_CSIRO_Lrig_0.1, whole genome shotgun sequence window:
- the LOC124665639 gene encoding DNA repair protein RAD51 homolog 3-like — protein MKNEIQESVDILKAVKGANKFKGAEEPSGVLKGAQNAWDMLSEEQSQKHISTGSSDLNGILGGGIHCKEVTEIGGVPGVGKTQLGIQLAINVQIPMDYGGLGGKAVYIDTEGSFMVERVYQIAEGCISDIMEYFPHHHHKASSGKGNLQPEGFLAGIYYFRICSYTEQIAVINYLEKFLGEHKDVRIVIIDSVTFHFRQDFDDLALRTRVLSGLSLKLMKLSKTYNLAVVLLNQVTTKFTEGSFQLTLALGDSWSHSCTNRLILYWKGNERCAYLDKSPSLPVASTPYAVTSKGVRDAATPNCKRVRIM, from the exons ATGAAGAATGAGATCCAGGAGTCTGTTGATATTCTCAAGGCCGTCAAGGGTGCCAACAAGTTCAAGGGGGCAGAGGAACCTAGCGGTGTTCTCAAGG GAGCGCAAAATGCATGGGATATGCTATCCGAGGAGCAATCGCAGAAACACATCAGTACTGGTTCCAGTGACCTCAACGGCATACTTGGTGGAGGGATTCACTGCAAAGAAGTTACTGAGATAG GTGGTGTTCCAGGAGTCGGTAAAACTCAACTGGG GATTCAGCTAGCAATCAACGTCCAAATCCCAATGGACTATGGTGGCCTTGGCGGCAAAGCAGTTTATATTG ATACAGAGGGCAGCTTCATGGTTGAGCGTGTCTATCAAATTGCCGAAGGGTGTATCAGTGACATAATGGAGTACTTTCCACACCACCATCACAAGGCTTCATCTGGCAAAGGAAATCTGCAGCCTGAGGGTTTCCTGGCAGGCATCTATTACTTCCGAATATGCAGCTACACTGAACAGATTGCGGTGATAAACTATCTGGAGAAATTCCTCGGAGAACATAAAGAT GTGAGAATAGTTATAATTGATAGTGTTACCTTCCACTTTCGACAAGACTTTGATGATCTGGCTTTGAGGACTAGAGTGCTCAGTGGATTATCATTGAAGTTGATGAAGCTTTCAAAGACATATAACTTGGCG GTTGTCTTGTTGAACCAAGTAACCACTAAATTTACAGAAGGATCGTTTCAGTTAACTCTTGCTCTAG GTGACAGCTGGTCCCACTCGTGCACAAACCGACTGATTCTGTACTGGAAAGGCAACGAGCGGTGCGCATACCTTGATAAGTCCCCTTCACTTCCGGTAGCTTCAACACCATATGCAGTGACAAGCAAAGGGGTGAGAGATGCTGCCACTCCAAACTGCAAGCGAGTTAGGATCATGTAG